A genomic window from Fibrobacterota bacterium includes:
- a CDS encoding TIGR02147 family protein, with translation MEQPIVYSYSNFRRYLSDWHAWAQEQNPDLNKSEVSRQLGLPRTRSFFTDVLAGRKLTPTFVDRMVGLLGIDRDEARYFRILVRYNQADTPEDRELAFDQLTGMSRVQRTELEQASYRYYRHWWTGAVRAMLATGDFTDDPKPIAQILRPAVTPGQVKEAITTLLELGLVERDAIGFLRQTTKMLATPEQSREELVKQLQIQQMQVVQAALMSGDDPDRRVFTNTVAISAEGADLILERVENFRRALRSIVQQDPAPQERVLQISLSLIPLLKKASR, from the coding sequence ATGGAACAACCCATCGTGTACTCTTACAGCAACTTCCGGCGCTACCTGTCGGACTGGCATGCCTGGGCTCAGGAACAAAACCCCGACCTCAACAAGAGCGAGGTGTCCCGTCAATTGGGACTTCCCCGCACCCGCAGCTTCTTCACGGACGTCTTGGCCGGTCGCAAGCTCACGCCCACCTTCGTGGACCGCATGGTGGGCTTGTTGGGGATCGACCGCGACGAGGCCCGGTACTTCCGGATCCTGGTGCGCTACAACCAAGCCGACACCCCCGAAGACCGCGAACTGGCCTTCGATCAGCTGACCGGCATGAGCCGTGTGCAACGCACCGAGCTGGAGCAGGCATCGTACCGCTACTACCGCCATTGGTGGACCGGAGCGGTCCGTGCCATGCTGGCCACGGGTGACTTCACGGACGACCCAAAACCCATCGCGCAAATTCTGCGGCCTGCGGTCACCCCTGGCCAGGTGAAGGAGGCGATCACCACGCTCTTGGAGCTGGGTTTGGTCGAACGCGACGCCATAGGCTTTTTGCGCCAGACCACCAAAATGCTCGCCACTCCTGAACAGAGCCGAGAGGAGCTGGTGAAGCAGTTGCAGATCCAGCAGATGCAGGTGGTGCAAGCCGCCTTGATGTCTGGCGACGACCCGGACCGGCGCGTGTTCACCAACACTGTGGCCATCTCCGCGGAAGGCGCCGACCTGATCTTGGAACGCGTGGAAAATTTCCGCCGCGCACTCCGTTCCATTGTCCAGCAAGACCCCGCCCCCCAGGAGCGGGTCCTGCAGATTTCCCTTTCCCTGATCCCCCTCCTGAAAAAGGCCTCCCGATGA
- the cysN gene encoding sulfate adenylyltransferase subunit CysN: MDLLRFSTAGSVDDGKSTLIGRLLYDSKGIFEDQLEAVQNASKQRLATGIDLSLLTDGLRAEREQGITIDVAYRYFATPKRKFIIADTPGHEQYTRNMATGASTADLAIVLIDARKGVLEQSRRHSAISAMLGIPRVCVAVNKMDLVDWSKDVFDKIRQDFLDLAAKLGLSNIEFIPLSALLGDNVVGRSENTPWYQGPTLIEHLETVDIPKELSFDKFRFPVQYVIRPDLTFRGFAGQIASGSVKPGDEIEVLPSGKRAIVKQLHFFDRELPTASFPKSLTITLDREVDVSRGDVIVKAGAGPKIGRDLDAQVVWMDERPLALTRPYFLKQGSRTVRARITRVLHRTEIKTLSEIPAANLGLNDIGRVRISAAHPILLDPYLEFRRTGAFILIDPETNATVAAGMVAADQPQSSTDVVWSESEVSRVSREVRNGHRGGVVWFTGLSGSGKSTIAKALEKRLFHDHRQVYLLDGDNLRHGLNKDLDFTPAARSENLRRAAETAKILVDAGFLVLATFISPTAADRDMVREVIGDRDFAEVHVSTPLAACESRDPKGLYARARSGEIREFTGISAPWEPPVSPALELAAHEISVTESVERVVALLEARGLFADVQEPGAGI; the protein is encoded by the coding sequence ATGGACCTCCTACGCTTTTCCACCGCAGGGTCTGTGGACGATGGCAAATCCACCCTGATCGGTCGCTTGCTGTACGATTCCAAGGGCATCTTCGAAGACCAGCTGGAAGCCGTGCAGAACGCCTCCAAGCAGCGCTTGGCCACCGGCATCGATCTGTCCCTGCTGACCGACGGCCTGCGCGCCGAGCGCGAACAGGGCATCACCATCGACGTGGCCTACCGCTACTTCGCCACGCCCAAGCGCAAGTTCATCATCGCCGACACTCCCGGACACGAGCAGTACACCCGCAACATGGCCACGGGCGCGAGCACCGCGGACTTGGCCATCGTGTTGATCGATGCCCGCAAGGGCGTGCTGGAGCAGAGCCGTCGCCACAGCGCCATTTCCGCCATGTTGGGCATCCCCCGCGTGTGCGTGGCCGTCAACAAGATGGACTTGGTGGATTGGTCCAAGGACGTCTTCGACAAGATCCGTCAGGATTTCCTGGACCTGGCCGCCAAGTTGGGACTGTCCAACATCGAGTTCATCCCCTTGTCCGCCCTGTTGGGCGACAACGTGGTGGGACGCTCCGAGAACACTCCCTGGTACCAGGGGCCCACCCTGATCGAGCACCTGGAGACGGTGGACATCCCCAAGGAGCTCTCGTTTGACAAATTCCGGTTTCCGGTCCAGTACGTGATCCGTCCGGATCTGACCTTCCGCGGCTTCGCGGGCCAGATCGCCTCGGGTTCCGTGAAGCCCGGCGACGAGATCGAGGTGCTTCCCTCCGGCAAGCGCGCGATCGTCAAGCAACTGCACTTCTTCGATCGCGAACTTCCCACCGCGAGCTTCCCCAAGTCGCTGACCATCACGCTGGACCGCGAGGTGGACGTTTCGCGCGGCGACGTGATCGTGAAGGCCGGTGCGGGTCCCAAGATCGGACGCGACCTGGACGCCCAGGTGGTGTGGATGGACGAGCGCCCCTTGGCCCTCACGCGCCCCTACTTTCTGAAGCAGGGCTCGCGCACCGTGCGCGCTCGCATCACACGCGTGCTGCACCGCACCGAGATCAAGACCCTATCGGAGATCCCGGCGGCCAACCTGGGACTCAACGATATCGGCCGGGTGCGCATTTCCGCTGCCCATCCCATCTTGCTGGATCCGTACCTGGAGTTTCGCCGCACGGGCGCGTTCATCCTGATCGACCCGGAAACCAACGCCACCGTGGCCGCCGGCATGGTGGCCGCCGACCAACCCCAGTCCAGCACGGACGTGGTGTGGTCGGAGTCGGAAGTGTCGCGCGTCTCCCGCGAGGTCCGCAACGGGCACCGCGGCGGCGTGGTGTGGTTCACGGGTCTTTCCGGCAGCGGCAAGAGCACCATCGCCAAGGCCCTGGAAAAGCGCCTGTTCCACGATCACCGCCAGGTGTATCTGCTGGACGGCGACAATTTGCGTCATGGCCTGAACAAGGATCTGGACTTCACCCCGGCCGCCCGCAGCGAGAACCTGCGCCGCGCCGCCGAGACCGCCAAGATCCTGGTGGATGCGGGCTTTCTGGTGCTGGCCACGTTCATCTCCCCCACCGCAGCCGATCGCGACATGGTCCGCGAGGTCATTGGCGATCGCGATTTCGCGGAAGTCCACGTGTCCACGCCGTTGGCCGCTTGCGAATCGCGCGACCCCAAGGGGCTTTACGCGAGGGCTCGTTCGGGCGAGATCCGCGAATTCACAGGGATCAGCGCGCCTTGGGAGCCACCGGTTTCTCCAGCTTTGGAGCTTGCGGCACACGAGATCTCGGTGACGGAATCCGTGGAGCGCGTGGTGGCCTTGCTGGAGGCGCGGGGGTTGTTTGCGGATGTGCAGGAGCCGGGCGCCGGAATCTGA
- a CDS encoding rubredoxin, with amino-acid sequence MICGWILGEALGDPTCGIAPHTPFEQYPSDWKCPECRVGKGEFAPFLDG; translated from the coding sequence ATGATCTGCGGATGGATCCTCGGCGAGGCTTTGGGAGATCCGACTTGTGGCATCGCTCCCCATACCCCGTTCGAGCAGTATCCATCGGACTGGAAGTGCCCCGAATGCCGTGTGGGAAAGGGCGAATTCGCGCCATTCCTCGACGGCTGA
- a CDS encoding HesA/MoeB/ThiF family protein produces the protein MPLREEQIERYLRHLILDGFGGTGQEKLLKSSVLVIGTGGLGSPACLYLAAAGVGRIGIVDGDVVEISNLQRQVIHHTSDLARAKVKSAAEKMQAINPDVTVVEHPFFLDHTNILDVVAGYDFVLDCTDGFPIKFLINDACVLANKPFNHAGVLRWEGQTMTCLPWRSASYRCVFRKAPDPGIVPSCAQAGVLGAMAGTLGTLQATEAVKYLLGTGELLENRLLVYDSLRMRMRTVTVKRDPRWEAGAAHPDIVSLEPISVAKNCTIESSEIHG, from the coding sequence ATGCCTCTTCGCGAAGAACAGATCGAGCGGTACCTGCGTCACCTAATCTTGGATGGGTTCGGGGGGACCGGGCAGGAAAAGCTTCTCAAGTCGTCCGTACTGGTGATCGGAACTGGTGGGCTGGGCTCTCCGGCTTGCTTGTATTTGGCGGCAGCGGGGGTGGGGCGCATTGGCATCGTGGATGGCGACGTGGTGGAGATTTCCAATCTCCAACGTCAGGTGATCCACCACACCTCCGACCTCGCGCGGGCCAAGGTGAAATCGGCCGCCGAGAAGATGCAGGCCATCAATCCGGACGTCACTGTGGTAGAACACCCGTTTTTCCTGGACCACACCAATATTCTGGATGTGGTGGCCGGGTATGACTTCGTGCTGGATTGCACCGACGGCTTCCCCATCAAGTTTTTGATCAACGATGCCTGCGTGCTGGCCAACAAGCCGTTCAACCATGCCGGTGTGTTGCGCTGGGAAGGCCAGACCATGACCTGCCTTCCTTGGCGTTCCGCCTCCTATCGTTGCGTGTTCCGGAAGGCTCCGGATCCTGGGATCGTGCCGTCTTGCGCCCAAGCCGGCGTGCTGGGTGCCATGGCGGGAACCCTGGGAACCCTCCAGGCCACCGAGGCGGTCAAATACCTGTTGGGAACAGGGGAATTGCTCGAGAACCGTTTGTTGGTGTACGATTCCCTCCGCATGCGCATGAGAACCGTCACGGTCAAGCGAGATCCACGCTGGGAGGCAGGCGCCGCCCATCCGGACATCGTCTCGCTCGAACCCATTTCTGTTGCCAAAAATTGCACCATCGAATCTTCGGAGATCCACGGATGA
- a CDS encoding phosphoadenylyl-sulfate reductase: MDLTEQSQKLEGLHPREILKWTFENLQNVVLTTAWQPSGIVILDFLHDLGLRPPVIFVDTLFQFQETLDLAETLRARYDLDLRVFKPAGLQTESDFIFTHGPDLWDRDLDAYQEITKVEPMRRAMRETGAQAWISGRRRDQGGDRTDLPILEASGDRIKVNPLATWTRKEVWGHILSKGIPYNPLHDQGYPSIGDRPLTEKADAAEGERSGRWKGRGKTECGIHNSL; the protein is encoded by the coding sequence ATGGACTTGACCGAACAGAGCCAAAAGCTCGAGGGCCTGCATCCTCGGGAAATCTTGAAGTGGACTTTCGAAAACCTCCAGAACGTGGTGTTAACCACCGCTTGGCAGCCAAGCGGGATCGTGATCCTGGATTTTCTGCATGATCTGGGTTTGCGTCCACCCGTGATCTTCGTGGATACGCTGTTCCAGTTCCAGGAAACCTTGGACTTGGCCGAGACGCTGCGGGCCCGCTACGATCTGGATCTGCGAGTGTTCAAGCCGGCCGGACTGCAGACAGAATCCGACTTCATCTTCACCCACGGCCCGGACCTTTGGGATCGCGACCTGGATGCGTATCAGGAAATCACCAAGGTGGAGCCCATGCGCCGGGCCATGCGGGAAACCGGGGCCCAGGCCTGGATTTCCGGTCGCCGCCGGGACCAGGGCGGGGACCGCACGGATCTGCCCATTTTGGAAGCCTCCGGCGACCGGATCAAGGTGAACCCCTTGGCGACCTGGACCCGAAAGGAAGTGTGGGGACATATTTTGTCCAAAGGGATCCCCTACAACCCCTTGCACGACCAGGGCTACCCTTCCATCGGGGATCGGCCTCTCACCGAGAAGGCGGACGCCGCCGAAGGCGAACGCTCCGGCCGCTGGAAGGGCCGCGGCAAGACCGAGTGCGGCATCCACAACAGCCTCTGA
- a CDS encoding BamA/TamA family outer membrane protein yields the protein MRELLLLWLGALLGGQAPDSSRVPREVELVGLQVTRPHVVVPYLTAKAGEPCPQECVQSDLDRMDRLGIFASIESAWRGDTLVYTVNELPWILPVPNGRISDEEGVSLGAGFKAPNLLGRAIAAELLFLAGSSLEFQASFQASRIGTLPLGWETMAGRTERMDEGRGYQEVSHQGFARLWGPTDGAWQLLGEMRLVEVESDRDGICLSRDRMDVIPSIRAGILRDTRDRRSLTSRGWYTEWSVEKAGRPLHGPVDAWQFLSDNRMWIPVAGRFSLLASNLLEHQVGKTGGWRTFVVGGVNSARGLPGAWAVAPSEDLATLEARWTLLPVRPVRVVGQNLYGGLQAAGGVDFATVWGASPLAGEYGLFAGLDGIVPFVERVRTHLTWSPASGAGFAFAFGLFEKTQAQRFRVR from the coding sequence ATGCGAGAATTGCTCCTTTTGTGGCTTGGCGCTCTACTGGGAGGCCAAGCACCGGACAGCTCCAGGGTGCCCCGCGAGGTGGAGTTGGTGGGGCTGCAGGTCACGCGGCCCCATGTGGTGGTGCCCTACTTGACCGCCAAAGCCGGTGAGCCCTGTCCGCAAGAGTGCGTCCAGTCCGATCTGGACAGAATGGATCGCTTGGGGATCTTCGCCTCCATCGAAAGCGCATGGCGTGGGGATACCCTCGTCTACACGGTCAACGAGCTGCCCTGGATCCTCCCGGTGCCCAATGGACGCATTTCGGACGAAGAGGGAGTTTCGCTGGGTGCGGGTTTCAAGGCGCCCAACCTGTTGGGCCGGGCGATCGCGGCGGAGCTGTTGTTCTTGGCCGGGAGCTCGTTGGAATTCCAGGCGAGCTTCCAAGCCTCCCGTATCGGCACCCTTCCCCTGGGGTGGGAAACGATGGCGGGGCGCACGGAACGGATGGACGAGGGCCGGGGTTACCAGGAGGTTTCCCACCAGGGGTTCGCGCGGTTGTGGGGCCCCACGGACGGCGCTTGGCAGCTTTTGGGCGAGATGCGACTGGTCGAGGTGGAATCCGATCGCGACGGAATCTGTCTCTCCAGGGATCGCATGGACGTGATTCCCTCGATTCGCGCCGGGATCCTGCGCGACACCCGCGACCGCCGTTCCCTCACCTCGAGGGGATGGTACACCGAGTGGTCTGTGGAAAAGGCCGGGCGCCCCCTCCACGGGCCCGTGGACGCCTGGCAATTCCTTTCCGACAATCGGATGTGGATTCCTGTCGCTGGGCGCTTTTCCCTGCTGGCCTCCAATCTGCTGGAACACCAGGTCGGAAAGACCGGCGGATGGCGCACCTTCGTGGTCGGAGGCGTGAACTCCGCCCGTGGCTTGCCCGGGGCGTGGGCGGTGGCGCCCTCGGAGGATCTCGCCACCCTCGAGGCCCGGTGGACCTTGCTCCCGGTCAGGCCGGTGCGAGTGGTCGGACAAAATCTGTATGGTGGCCTCCAGGCGGCGGGCGGAGTCGATTTCGCCACCGTATGGGGCGCATCCCCCCTGGCCGGCGAGTACGGCTTGTTCGCGGGACTGGACGGGATCGTTCCCTTCGTGGAACGCGTTCGCACCCATCTGACATGGAGCCCGGCGAGTGGTGCCGGGTTCGCCTTCGCGTTCGGTTTGTTCGAAAAGACCCAGGCCCAGAGGTTCCGGGTCCGATAA
- the cysD gene encoding sulfate adenylyltransferase subunit CysD — protein MTTKPIIESLDDHLEHLEALEAESIHIFREVAGEFERPAFLFSGGKDSIVMLRLAEKAFRPGKFPFPLVHVDTGHNFPEVIDFRDRRAAQLGERLIVRSVQDWIDDGRISEKAGENDSRNRMQIPVLLGAIAEFKFDALFGGARRDEEKARAKERILSFRDTHGQWDPKNQRPELWNLYNARVHLGEHIRAFPISNWTELDIWMYLAKENLEIPSIYYAHEREVVWRGQWIPISHLLEPKPGEKVEKRVVRFRTVGDMTCTGCVESPCANAWDIVAETASSRVTERGSRVDDKASEAAMEDRKKEGYF, from the coding sequence ATGACGACCAAGCCCATCATCGAATCGCTCGACGACCACCTCGAACACCTCGAAGCGTTGGAGGCCGAGAGCATCCATATCTTCCGCGAGGTCGCGGGAGAGTTCGAGCGTCCCGCATTTTTGTTCTCCGGCGGCAAGGACAGCATCGTGATGTTGCGCCTGGCGGAGAAAGCCTTCCGCCCCGGCAAGTTTCCCTTTCCCCTGGTGCATGTGGACACCGGCCACAACTTCCCCGAGGTGATCGATTTCCGCGACCGCCGCGCGGCCCAGTTGGGCGAGCGGCTGATCGTGCGCAGCGTGCAGGATTGGATCGACGACGGTCGCATCTCCGAGAAGGCCGGCGAGAACGATTCCCGCAACCGCATGCAGATCCCGGTGCTGCTGGGGGCCATCGCGGAATTCAAATTCGACGCTCTCTTCGGTGGCGCCCGGCGGGACGAAGAAAAGGCCCGCGCCAAGGAGCGCATCCTTTCCTTTCGCGATACCCATGGACAATGGGATCCGAAAAACCAGCGTCCGGAGCTGTGGAACCTCTACAACGCCCGCGTGCACCTGGGCGAGCACATCCGGGCCTTTCCGATCTCCAACTGGACAGAACTTGACATCTGGATGTACCTGGCCAAGGAGAACCTGGAGATCCCCAGCATCTACTACGCGCACGAACGCGAAGTGGTCTGGCGGGGCCAGTGGATCCCCATTTCGCATCTGTTGGAGCCCAAGCCCGGCGAGAAGGTGGAAAAACGCGTGGTGCGCTTCCGTACCGTGGGCGACATGACCTGCACGGGATGCGTGGAAAGCCCATGCGCCAACGCATGGGACATCGTGGCGGAAACCGCCTCCAGCCGCGTGACCGAGCGAGGCTCGCGCGTGGACGACAAGGCTTCGGAAGCGGCCATGGAAGACCGCAAGAAGGAAGGATATTTCTAA
- a CDS encoding Rrf2 family transcriptional regulator, whose product MKVTTKTIYAMQILLALAERAKSSRSPIQLREIAETYNLPFKFLEQIAIVLKGAGWIHGQRGKEGGYVLAVPAEQITLSDLLRQLEGDAQKRTSFGKPDEEAIYALLDRCTLAVEEILTKTSLADLLADTTSRRPDSLEYQI is encoded by the coding sequence ATGAAGGTGACCACCAAAACGATCTACGCCATGCAGATTCTGCTGGCCCTGGCCGAGCGAGCAAAATCGTCTCGATCCCCCATCCAATTGCGGGAGATTGCGGAAACCTACAACCTTCCTTTCAAATTCTTGGAACAGATCGCCATTGTTTTGAAGGGCGCCGGCTGGATCCACGGCCAGCGTGGCAAGGAAGGCGGATATGTTCTGGCCGTCCCTGCCGAGCAGATCACGCTTTCCGACCTTCTCCGCCAGTTGGAAGGAGATGCCCAAAAGCGCACGTCCTTTGGGAAGCCGGACGAGGAAGCGATCTACGCGCTGTTGGATCGATGTACCCTGGCGGTCGAGGAGATTCTCACCAAAACCAGCCTAGCGGACCTGTTGGCCGACACCACCAGTCGCCGCCCGGATTCCTTGGAATACCAGATCTGA
- the ligA gene encoding NAD-dependent DNA ligase LigA: MPELQLTNSAASRLHELAARLEALDIAYYRDAAPQATDAEYDLLRAEYDRLCDAAGIPEAQRYTRSVGDDHVTGFETVVHAQKMLSLEKAATRPEFLPPSGIDEAVALVQAEPGWENGSAWGRLRAWAERISESISVAADDLDLVVEPKIDGMSVSLVYENGRLVRAVTRGDGTRGDVVTAQVVASGAAPAQVSETRRFEVRGELYLPLEAFRELNQKLSASGEKELANPRNACAGLMKLNDASSLAGTGIRSFLYFIPSGEHQMELPASQAARLKWLSALGFQIHPDLATLKGIGAAYERCRTFLERREGLDHEIDGMVVKLDDTSLHAELGSTEHHPRWGIAYKFPPERKPTRLRDISIQVGRTGALTPVAELIPVQLAGTTVSRASLHNRTHLEKLDARVGDTVLVQKAGDIIPQVVGVDLSMRPAGLAPFAFPIACPECGSAIENRGRGQDEHGREIELWACINADSCPPQVEGRLEHFGCRKALDIEEMGAIVASALVRKGLVREVTDVFSLELATLGQLNLGTETEPRTFGEKNATRLLEAARKARTAPFSRWIYSLGIHEVGDSVSKALATCHESFEELAVSPLLTKIVERADLEARRKALGARTEENKLRDDVAKAAGKAEQAQLKEQIQTLDRELSQVPSEVGPSVARSLLEFFRAPRGAMLLTKLSEIGISPATEQRRPTEGPLSGWVVVITGTLSKPREVFKAMLEEAGAKVTDSVSKKTTALLAGSEAGSKLEKAKTLGVRVLEESELAVLLGG, translated from the coding sequence ATGCCAGAACTCCAGCTGACCAACTCCGCCGCCTCCCGCCTCCATGAGCTCGCCGCCCGGCTAGAGGCTCTGGATATCGCCTACTACCGCGACGCCGCGCCTCAGGCCACAGACGCAGAATATGACCTTCTGCGGGCCGAATACGACCGCCTGTGCGATGCGGCAGGCATTCCCGAAGCCCAGCGCTATACCCGCTCGGTGGGCGACGACCACGTCACGGGCTTTGAAACCGTGGTCCACGCGCAGAAGATGCTCTCGCTGGAGAAGGCCGCCACCCGGCCCGAGTTCTTGCCGCCTTCGGGAATCGACGAAGCGGTGGCGTTGGTGCAAGCGGAGCCCGGTTGGGAAAACGGTTCCGCTTGGGGGCGCCTGCGCGCCTGGGCCGAGAGGATTTCCGAATCGATCTCGGTGGCCGCCGACGATCTGGACCTGGTGGTGGAGCCCAAGATCGATGGCATGTCGGTATCGCTGGTGTACGAGAATGGCCGCCTGGTCCGGGCGGTCACGCGCGGCGATGGCACGCGCGGCGACGTGGTCACCGCCCAGGTGGTGGCCTCGGGCGCGGCACCGGCGCAAGTCTCGGAAACACGTCGGTTCGAGGTGCGCGGCGAACTGTATCTGCCTCTGGAGGCGTTTCGCGAACTGAACCAAAAATTGTCCGCCTCCGGCGAAAAGGAACTGGCCAATCCGCGCAACGCCTGTGCCGGGCTCATGAAGCTGAATGATGCATCGAGCCTGGCGGGCACCGGGATCCGGTCTTTCCTGTATTTCATTCCTTCCGGCGAGCACCAGATGGAATTGCCCGCCTCCCAAGCCGCTCGCCTGAAATGGCTCTCGGCTCTGGGGTTCCAGATCCATCCTGATCTGGCGACCCTCAAGGGCATCGGTGCGGCCTACGAACGGTGCCGCACCTTCTTGGAGCGCCGCGAGGGGCTGGACCACGAGATCGATGGCATGGTGGTGAAACTGGACGACACTTCCCTGCACGCGGAACTCGGCTCCACCGAGCACCACCCGCGCTGGGGCATCGCCTACAAGTTCCCGCCGGAGCGCAAACCCACGCGGTTGCGCGACATCTCCATCCAGGTGGGGCGCACCGGCGCACTGACTCCCGTCGCGGAACTGATCCCCGTGCAATTGGCCGGCACCACCGTGTCGCGCGCCAGCCTGCACAACCGCACCCACCTGGAAAAGCTCGACGCCCGGGTTGGAGACACCGTGCTGGTGCAGAAGGCCGGCGACATCATCCCCCAGGTGGTGGGTGTGGATCTTTCCATGCGACCTGCGGGCCTTGCTCCCTTCGCCTTTCCCATCGCGTGCCCGGAATGCGGCAGCGCCATCGAAAACCGTGGCCGCGGCCAGGACGAACACGGCCGGGAGATCGAACTCTGGGCCTGCATCAATGCCGATTCCTGTCCCCCGCAGGTGGAAGGACGCCTTGAGCATTTCGGCTGCCGCAAGGCCCTGGACATCGAGGAAATGGGCGCGATCGTAGCCTCCGCCCTGGTGCGCAAGGGCTTGGTGCGCGAAGTCACGGACGTTTTCTCGCTGGAGCTGGCCACGTTGGGTCAACTCAACCTGGGCACCGAAACCGAGCCCCGCACCTTCGGAGAGAAAAATGCCACGCGCTTGTTGGAAGCCGCGCGCAAGGCCCGCACGGCGCCGTTTTCCCGATGGATCTACTCCTTGGGAATCCATGAAGTGGGAGATTCCGTGTCCAAGGCGCTCGCCACCTGCCACGAGAGCTTCGAGGAATTGGCCGTGTCCCCCTTGCTGACAAAAATCGTGGAACGCGCGGATCTGGAAGCGCGGCGCAAGGCGCTGGGCGCCCGCACGGAAGAAAATAAACTGCGCGACGACGTGGCCAAGGCGGCCGGAAAGGCGGAGCAGGCCCAGTTGAAAGAGCAGATCCAGACGCTGGACCGCGAGCTTTCCCAGGTTCCATCGGAGGTCGGGCCTTCGGTGGCACGGAGCCTGTTGGAGTTTTTCCGGGCCCCTCGCGGAGCGATGCTCCTGACCAAGCTTTCCGAAATCGGGATCTCCCCCGCCACCGAACAACGCCGCCCCACCGAAGGTCCGCTGTCTGGATGGGTGGTGGTCATCACGGGAACGCTCTCCAAGCCGCGCGAGGTGTTCAAGGCTATGCTGGAGGAGGCCGGCGCAAAGGTGACGGATTCCGTCAGCAAGAAGACCACCGCGCTGCTGGCAGGCTCCGAAGCCGGCTCCAAGCTGGAAAAGGCGAAGACCCTGGGCGTGCGGGTCCTGGAGGAGTCGGAGTTGGCCGTCCTGCTGGGAGGATAA
- a CDS encoding M67 family metallopeptidase produces MNETKAPKSSQLGWDMDHVWLLRDGNWILEGEWRSAKTGWRTINGRVEIFDDTARYILGDEEGPQRLLRLSPSRANRQAFKVEVHTESVTMVGSVRSFGMRQDLTVAAGNWNMAETALQRSDASVEVDGIFTRLGDVHDAWRWILRPQPLDEVWTIPPSVVADIRTQARAGAPLEQCGLLVGKAADRAVLGAVPMVNVAASEDSHEMDPQAVGKAAEEARSRGMEILGHWHSHPFSPARQSDEDIRLAQPHETVFGVVSLMEDAATPFGLFRIKSGISLPVKLVLQS; encoded by the coding sequence ATGAACGAGACCAAAGCCCCCAAATCCTCCCAACTCGGCTGGGACATGGATCACGTCTGGTTGTTGCGCGACGGCAATTGGATCCTCGAGGGCGAATGGAGATCCGCCAAGACCGGATGGCGGACCATCAACGGCCGCGTGGAGATCTTCGACGACACCGCCCGTTACATCCTGGGCGACGAGGAAGGCCCTCAGCGCCTGCTGCGCCTTTCCCCCTCCCGCGCCAACCGCCAGGCTTTCAAGGTGGAAGTCCATACGGAATCGGTCACCATGGTGGGAAGCGTCCGTTCCTTCGGGATGCGGCAAGATCTGACCGTGGCGGCGGGGAATTGGAACATGGCGGAAACCGCCCTGCAACGCTCCGACGCCTCGGTGGAGGTGGACGGGATCTTCACTCGCCTGGGCGATGTCCATGACGCTTGGCGTTGGATCCTGCGCCCACAGCCGCTCGACGAGGTCTGGACCATCCCGCCATCCGTGGTCGCCGACATCCGCACCCAGGCCCGGGCCGGAGCGCCGTTGGAACAATGCGGATTGCTTGTGGGGAAGGCGGCCGATCGGGCCGTGCTGGGAGCCGTGCCGATGGTGAACGTCGCCGCTTCGGAAGACAGCCACGAAATGGATCCCCAGGCCGTGGGGAAAGCCGCCGAGGAAGCACGCTCCCGAGGGATGGAAATCTTGGGGCACTGGCACAGCCATCCCTTCTCGCCTGCACGTCAGTCCGACGAAGACATCCGGCTGGCCCAACCGCACGAAACCGTGTTCGGTGTGGTCTCCCTGATGGAAGACGCCGCAACCCCGTTTGGACTGTTTCGCATCAAGTCGGGGATATCCCTTCCCGTGAAGCTCGTCCTGCAGAGCTGA